The following proteins are co-located in the Diaphorobacter sp. HDW4B genome:
- a CDS encoding head maturation protease, ClpP-related codes for MDKSKLPVLNAHPNSKASFQIHASVMDRWNPGLYAAAKGDEDEATISIFDVIGQNWDGEGFSDKKCAGILRNLGGRDVTVNMNSPGGNLFDGIAIYNMFREYKGKVTVNVIGMAASAASLIAMGADEVRIARSAFFMVHNCWCVAVGNAHDFREIADQNDEFDGAMAEMYATRTGMDVKKVKALLDAESWINGTSAIDQGFADDYTPADQVAEKSSAKASAIHRLDQTLAKAGMPRSERRQLLQEIKGTPSAVQDGMPSAAFSAADAAQLLALTARFGAAAKA; via the coding sequence ATGGACAAATCGAAACTGCCGGTGCTGAACGCGCACCCGAACTCCAAGGCCAGCTTCCAGATCCACGCGAGTGTCATGGATCGCTGGAATCCGGGGCTGTATGCGGCTGCGAAGGGCGATGAGGACGAGGCCACGATCAGCATCTTCGATGTGATTGGGCAGAACTGGGACGGCGAGGGCTTCAGCGACAAGAAGTGCGCGGGCATCCTGCGCAATCTCGGTGGGCGTGATGTCACCGTGAACATGAACAGCCCAGGCGGCAACTTGTTCGACGGGATCGCCATCTACAACATGTTCCGCGAATACAAGGGCAAGGTCACGGTGAACGTGATCGGCATGGCGGCATCGGCTGCGTCGCTGATCGCCATGGGCGCAGATGAGGTGCGCATCGCTCGCTCAGCATTCTTCATGGTGCACAACTGCTGGTGCGTCGCTGTCGGCAACGCCCACGACTTCCGTGAGATCGCTGACCAGAACGATGAGTTCGATGGAGCCATGGCCGAGATGTACGCCACTCGCACCGGCATGGATGTGAAGAAGGTGAAGGCGCTGCTGGACGCGGAGTCTTGGATCAACGGCACATCGGCAATTGATCAGGGCTTCGCAGACGACTACACCCCTGCGGATCAGGTCGCGGAGAAGTCGAGCGCGAAAGCCTCTGCCATTCACCGGCTCGACCAGACGCTCGCCAAGGCAGGGATGCCACGCAGCGAACGTCGCCAGCTTCTTCAAGAGATCAAGGGCACGCCCAGCGCTGTCCAAGATGGCATGCCAAGCGCTGCCTTTTCGGCGGCAGATGCCGCGCAACTTCTCGCGCTCACCGCGCGATTCGGGGCAGCGGCGAAAGCCTGA
- a CDS encoding phage portal protein, giving the protein MKSALKRVQAALSGWFMPSGGGDSRVIHVSGATITENKLLRLSAAWACTRLISETIATLPLGMNERTATGKRYAPEHWLHRLIHSQPNADSTASVFWESVVAAMLLRDGARVEKLMIGSRIVGLRFLAPNRFSWSRLSDGSKQYRYIDENGLQREIPSDRIWYIPGFSLDGKNGVSVVEYGVQVFGNATAADEAAGKTFKTGLMQTLYYKVANWLTPEQRDAFKKEYVGSVERGEVPVLEGGIDVGAVGIKPSDAQLLESRAFSVEEICRWFRVPPWMVGHTEKSTSWGTGIEQQMIGFLTFTLGPWLRRLEQSIVKDLLSPAERARFYPKFAVEGLLRADSAGRAAFYAAMVNNGILTRDEVRELEDREPMGGNAAVLTVQSAMTTLDSVGLATDAQQARAAIRAFLGFEEEQKG; this is encoded by the coding sequence ATGAAATCAGCGCTCAAGCGAGTGCAAGCCGCCTTGTCTGGTTGGTTCATGCCAAGCGGCGGTGGCGACTCGCGGGTGATCCACGTCAGCGGCGCAACAATCACCGAGAACAAGCTGTTGCGCTTGTCTGCAGCGTGGGCATGCACACGTTTGATCTCCGAGACGATTGCGACTCTCCCGCTTGGGATGAACGAGCGCACGGCCACGGGAAAACGGTACGCGCCCGAGCATTGGCTGCACAGGCTGATTCACAGCCAGCCGAATGCGGACAGCACAGCATCAGTGTTCTGGGAATCGGTGGTCGCGGCCATGCTGCTGCGCGATGGTGCGCGGGTCGAAAAATTGATGATCGGCTCGCGCATCGTGGGGCTGCGGTTCCTCGCTCCCAATCGATTCTCGTGGTCACGATTGAGTGATGGCTCGAAGCAGTATCGATACATCGATGAGAACGGCCTGCAGCGCGAGATTCCCAGTGATCGCATCTGGTACATCCCCGGCTTCTCACTGGACGGCAAGAACGGCGTGTCGGTGGTGGAGTACGGCGTTCAGGTGTTTGGCAATGCCACAGCCGCTGATGAGGCTGCGGGAAAGACGTTCAAGACGGGGCTGATGCAGACCCTCTACTACAAGGTAGCCAATTGGTTGACGCCCGAGCAGCGCGACGCCTTCAAGAAAGAGTACGTGGGATCAGTCGAACGCGGCGAGGTGCCGGTGCTCGAAGGGGGCATTGATGTCGGTGCTGTGGGTATCAAGCCATCCGATGCGCAGCTCTTGGAGTCTCGCGCATTCAGTGTCGAGGAGATCTGCCGGTGGTTCCGTGTTCCGCCTTGGATGGTGGGGCACACGGAGAAATCGACGAGCTGGGGCACAGGGATCGAACAGCAAATGATCGGCTTCTTGACCTTCACTCTCGGCCCGTGGCTGCGTCGCCTGGAGCAATCGATCGTGAAGGACTTGCTCTCTCCTGCGGAGCGCGCACGCTTCTATCCGAAGTTCGCCGTAGAGGGCCTGCTTCGTGCCGACAGTGCGGGGCGCGCGGCGTTCTATGCAGCGATGGTGAACAACGGGATTCTGACTCGCGACGAGGTGCGCGAGCTCGAGGATCGGGAGCCGATGGGCGGCAATGCGGCGGTGCTCACGGTTCAGTCAGCAATGACAACGCTCGATTCAGTGGGGCTGGCAACGGATGCCCAGCAAGCCCGCGCGGCGATCCGAGCATTCCTCGGATTCGAGGAAGAGCAGAAAGGTTGA
- a CDS encoding terminase large subunit, translating into MPSAKTESEQTHDKDFVAIAKAYAKKALDKKNRKRFGIWIRLAAQRFLDDLERAKKKGAPFKFDPWHANDVCDFGEKLPHVEGKWETPTIVLHESHVFFLVQLFGFRNLDGTRRFTTALFAIARKNAKSTLAAVIALYCQVCEDEAGPQVITAATTYDQASIVFKVAKRMVEKTSDLREAFSMGVFAKAIASYSNGGTFKALHAKASTQDGLNPSCTVLDELHAHKNHDLLNVLKSAAGARGNPLWLYLTTEGYDSPGPWAEEREFAKKVLRGLVQADHYLAIYYAVDEKSEDLGTEADDDFDEEAWHKANPLMEVNPKLLIEIRKAAIEAKEKPGTYGEFKIKRLNRPSSVAGGWVNLTKWRECKGLVDLELLRGVPCWGGLDLSSTNDLTSFRLVWRLEDWLYTYGWRWVPPAATRRRVARGLVPYQSWVESGLLIESGEEVIDYAPIEAKILEVKETFNLQLVAYDNWNAPQLTQRLKQASVPMELFRQGPQSYHPAMQDLELHYMAGKLAHGNDAVLNWNASNLVARQDQNLNNAPDKRKSTEKIDDMAALLMATGVSLTAASQGDMDGFLKSGIKAGR; encoded by the coding sequence ATGCCTTCAGCAAAAACGGAAAGCGAGCAAACGCACGATAAGGACTTCGTTGCGATTGCAAAGGCCTACGCCAAGAAGGCGTTGGACAAGAAGAACCGTAAGCGCTTTGGTATCTGGATTCGTCTGGCTGCCCAGCGCTTCCTTGATGATCTGGAGCGAGCGAAAAAAAAGGGCGCACCATTCAAGTTCGATCCATGGCACGCGAATGACGTGTGTGACTTTGGCGAGAAGCTGCCGCACGTAGAGGGGAAGTGGGAAACACCGACCATCGTGCTCCATGAGTCGCATGTGTTCTTTCTTGTTCAGCTCTTTGGGTTCCGCAATCTAGACGGTACGCGTCGATTCACGACGGCATTGTTCGCGATTGCGCGGAAGAACGCCAAGAGTACGCTGGCAGCGGTGATCGCCTTGTACTGCCAAGTCTGTGAGGATGAGGCCGGACCGCAAGTGATTACAGCGGCTACGACATACGACCAAGCGAGCATTGTTTTCAAGGTTGCGAAGCGAATGGTCGAGAAGACCTCAGATCTTCGCGAAGCCTTCAGCATGGGGGTCTTTGCAAAGGCCATTGCGAGCTACAGCAATGGAGGTACGTTCAAGGCATTGCACGCAAAAGCCAGTACGCAAGACGGATTGAACCCATCTTGCACCGTGCTGGACGAGTTGCATGCTCACAAGAACCACGACCTGTTGAACGTACTGAAATCTGCAGCTGGTGCACGCGGCAATCCGCTCTGGTTGTACCTGACGACAGAGGGCTACGACAGCCCGGGACCGTGGGCAGAGGAGCGAGAGTTTGCCAAGAAGGTGTTGCGCGGACTCGTGCAAGCCGATCACTATCTCGCCATCTACTACGCGGTGGACGAGAAGAGCGAGGATCTAGGGACGGAAGCGGATGATGACTTTGATGAGGAGGCGTGGCACAAGGCCAACCCCTTGATGGAAGTGAATCCCAAATTGCTGATTGAGATTCGCAAGGCGGCAATCGAGGCCAAGGAGAAGCCCGGCACCTATGGCGAATTCAAGATCAAGCGCTTGAATCGTCCGTCCTCCGTTGCTGGTGGATGGGTGAACCTGACCAAGTGGCGCGAGTGCAAGGGACTGGTCGATCTGGAGCTGCTTCGCGGAGTGCCGTGCTGGGGCGGATTGGACTTGTCGAGCACCAACGACTTGACCTCATTCCGTCTGGTCTGGCGCTTGGAGGACTGGCTTTACACCTACGGTTGGCGCTGGGTTCCTCCTGCAGCTACGCGCAGACGAGTGGCGCGCGGGCTTGTGCCATATCAGTCGTGGGTCGAGTCGGGGCTGCTGATTGAGAGCGGCGAAGAAGTGATCGACTACGCACCAATTGAGGCCAAGATTCTGGAGGTGAAGGAAACCTTCAACCTGCAATTGGTGGCCTATGACAACTGGAATGCTCCACAGCTTACTCAGCGACTCAAGCAGGCCAGTGTTCCGATGGAACTTTTTCGGCAAGGCCCGCAAAGCTACCACCCTGCAATGCAGGACCTGGAGCTGCACTACATGGCCGGGAAGCTGGCGCATGGCAATGACGCCGTTCTGAACTGGAACGCGTCGAACCTCGTGGCTCGGCAGGACCAGAACCTGAACAACGCACCGGACAAACGCAAGTCCACAGAAAAGATCGATGACATGGCGGCGCTGCTGATGGCCACGGGCGTGAGCTTGACTGCCGCATCGCAGGGTGACATGGACGGGTTCTTGAAATCCGGAATCAAGGCGGGAAGATGA
- a CDS encoding head-tail adaptor protein, which yields MGYVVTRDPDYNTEIKTWGVLDTVWASVLDVLPSRSETVQNAVEIVERPSKVRMRYRTDITPDMRLVIVGADGAPDRECEIVAGPAEIGRREGVELLVKSFRSSG from the coding sequence ATGGGCTACGTGGTCACGCGAGATCCCGACTACAACACCGAGATCAAGACTTGGGGCGTGTTGGACACGGTTTGGGCATCGGTGCTGGACGTGTTGCCCAGCAGATCGGAGACGGTGCAGAACGCCGTGGAGATCGTAGAGCGGCCTTCCAAGGTGCGCATGCGCTACCGAACCGACATCACCCCGGATATGCGGCTCGTGATTGTGGGTGCGGATGGAGCGCCAGATCGGGAGTGCGAGATCGTCGCAGGGCCCGCAGAGATTGGACGGCGCGAGGGTGTCGAGCTGTTGGTAAAGAGTTTCAGGA
- a CDS encoding phage major capsid protein, producing MSDMSVQDLLKQVNATLEKSSDEFSKKAEQAFAEAKKSGDMHAETKITVDKMATEVNTLREASEALKAQLGEVEQHVAGQNHTGKAAAALSLGATVAKSDKLAAFAKDFVQANQKGRVSIPVNAALLSTGVAEGVVEPMRLPGIQEKPKQRLFIRDLISPGRTESPAIFWVQQTGFTNAAAVVAEGTAKPYSDIQFATKITPVSTIAHMFKASKQIVDDFAQLQSLIDKEMRFGLKYVEEQEILFGDGTGVHLHGIVPQATAYSATGLPAGATAIDTLRWAMLQAQLARVPASGHVLHFTDWAKIELLKDTLGRYIIGNPQGTATPSMWGLPVVETETTGFLGKFMTGAFRDGAQLFDREDANVVISTENTDDFEKNMISIRCEERAALAVYRPEAFVYGTLPAVAP from the coding sequence ATGTCTGATATGTCTGTTCAGGACCTGCTCAAGCAGGTGAATGCAACGCTGGAGAAGTCGAGCGACGAATTCAGCAAGAAGGCCGAACAAGCTTTCGCCGAGGCCAAGAAGTCCGGCGACATGCATGCGGAAACCAAGATCACCGTCGACAAGATGGCCACCGAGGTCAACACACTGCGCGAGGCCTCCGAGGCGCTCAAGGCGCAACTGGGCGAAGTGGAGCAACACGTCGCCGGCCAGAATCATACGGGGAAGGCTGCTGCCGCGCTGTCTTTGGGTGCCACCGTGGCCAAGAGCGATAAGCTGGCCGCGTTCGCCAAGGACTTCGTGCAAGCCAACCAGAAGGGCCGCGTGTCGATTCCCGTGAATGCGGCACTGCTGTCCACCGGTGTGGCTGAGGGCGTGGTGGAGCCAATGCGCCTGCCAGGCATTCAGGAGAAGCCGAAGCAACGTCTGTTCATTCGCGATCTGATCTCACCGGGCCGCACTGAGTCGCCTGCGATCTTCTGGGTGCAGCAAACCGGCTTCACCAATGCCGCGGCGGTGGTGGCGGAAGGTACGGCCAAGCCATACAGCGACATCCAGTTCGCCACGAAGATCACGCCGGTGAGCACCATCGCGCACATGTTCAAGGCATCCAAGCAGATCGTGGACGACTTTGCCCAACTGCAGAGCCTGATCGACAAAGAAATGCGTTTCGGCCTGAAGTACGTGGAAGAGCAGGAAATCCTGTTCGGTGATGGCACCGGAGTGCACCTGCATGGCATCGTGCCGCAAGCGACTGCCTACAGCGCGACCGGCCTGCCTGCTGGTGCAACAGCCATCGACACGCTGCGTTGGGCCATGTTGCAAGCCCAGCTCGCTCGCGTGCCCGCATCGGGCCATGTGCTGCACTTCACCGACTGGGCGAAGATCGAACTGCTCAAGGACACTCTGGGCCGCTACATCATTGGCAACCCACAGGGCACGGCAACGCCCTCGATGTGGGGCCTGCCGGTGGTGGAGACGGAAACCACGGGCTTCCTCGGCAAGTTCATGACCGGCGCGTTCCGTGACGGTGCACAACTGTTCGACCGTGAAGACGCCAACGTGGTGATCTCGACAGAGAACACCGACGACTTCGAGAAGAACATGATCTCGATCCGCTGCGAAGAGCGCGCTGCTTTGGCGGTGTACCGCCCTGAAGCGTTCGTCTACGGCACTCTGCCAGCGGTCGCCCCCTGA
- a CDS encoding head-tail connector protein has product MIVSLDLARRYCRASASDDAVLTVLVDAAEGWATSFLNRKVFADQAALDAAVTAGTAGELPMVANAQFTAAVLELVADRYDNRENGTSNVGTTRAEKLLWPYRVGLGV; this is encoded by the coding sequence ATGATCGTCAGCCTGGACCTCGCGCGCCGCTACTGTCGGGCCAGCGCTTCGGATGATGCTGTGCTGACCGTTCTGGTGGACGCTGCCGAGGGCTGGGCGACATCGTTTCTCAATCGCAAGGTGTTCGCTGATCAGGCGGCGCTCGATGCTGCCGTGACGGCGGGCACTGCTGGCGAGCTGCCCATGGTGGCGAATGCTCAGTTCACCGCTGCAGTTCTCGAGCTGGTGGCCGACCGCTACGACAACCGCGAGAACGGCACCAGCAACGTGGGCACCACGCGCGCCGAGAAGCTGCTGTGGCCGTATCGAGTGGGCTTGGGGGTCTGA
- a CDS encoding HNH endonuclease, whose amino-acid sequence MCHCPDCEGRLLPAHEVDHIKPKAWFRSGKAKGNPDDPSNLRAVNRDCHKRLTLKQRGYRPAVRVGLDGFPIEE is encoded by the coding sequence ATGTGCCACTGCCCGGACTGCGAGGGGCGACTGCTCCCAGCCCATGAGGTCGACCACATCAAGCCCAAGGCATGGTTCCGTTCAGGAAAGGCCAAGGGCAATCCGGACGATCCGTCCAACTTGCGAGCAGTGAATCGCGACTGTCACAAGCGTCTGACCCTGAAGCAGCGAGGCTACCGGCCTGCTGTTCGCGTGGGGCTGGATGGGTTTCCGATTGAGGAGTGA